The Limisphaerales bacterium genome window below encodes:
- a CDS encoding TIM barrel protein, translating to MQSLSRRTFIRNTALAAPVISFAPTLLAKDKNDPNRFQIGIQEYTFHRWIGAGKLDHLDYPALAKEKLGITYIEYWNRPFNGKHTNQSYMKELVKRTTGEGMKNVLILVDAKNQLDSRDAKARTRAIDEHKGWVDCAAQLGCDAIRVNCRSGGDRDENLDQAAKGLGALCDYAKGTQVKIVIEPHGGNSQDPDWLLAAMKKINRPNAGLLPDFNNFGRYNRYEGVTKSLPFAPAVCAKALKFDAKGNETNTDYYRMLKIIYESDYSGVISIEFEGGGVDPIQGALKTKALIQKALKAAAA from the coding sequence ATGCAATCACTCTCTCGACGGACCTTTATTCGTAATACCGCACTGGCTGCGCCGGTAATTTCATTCGCACCCACACTTTTGGCCAAGGACAAGAATGATCCGAACCGTTTTCAAATTGGTATTCAGGAATATACGTTCCACCGCTGGATTGGGGCCGGGAAACTCGACCACTTGGACTATCCCGCGTTGGCCAAGGAGAAGTTGGGCATCACTTATATTGAGTACTGGAACCGACCTTTTAACGGGAAGCATACTAATCAATCATACATGAAGGAGTTGGTTAAGCGGACCACGGGTGAGGGTATGAAAAATGTCCTCATTTTGGTCGATGCCAAGAACCAGCTTGATTCGCGGGATGCCAAGGCACGGACCCGCGCGATTGATGAACACAAGGGCTGGGTGGATTGCGCTGCGCAACTTGGCTGTGATGCGATTCGTGTTAATTGCCGATCGGGAGGTGATCGCGATGAGAATCTTGATCAAGCCGCCAAGGGGTTGGGTGCTTTGTGTGATTATGCCAAAGGCACCCAAGTGAAGATTGTGATCGAGCCCCATGGCGGCAATTCACAGGATCCGGATTGGCTTCTGGCTGCGATGAAAAAGATCAACCGTCCCAATGCGGGTCTGTTGCCTGACTTCAACAACTTTGGCCGGTACAACCGTTACGAAGGCGTTACCAAAAGCCTCCCCTTTGCTCCGGCCGTGTGCGCCAAGGCATTGAAGTTCGATGCCAAAGGCAATGAAACCAATACTGACTACTATCGGATGCTGAAGATCATTTATGAGTCCGACTACTCCGGTGTCATCTCGATCGAGTTCGAAGGCGGCGGCGTGGATCCCATCCAGGGCGCGCTCAAAACCAAAGCGCTGATCCAAAAAGCCCTCAAGGCTGCGGCAGCCTAA
- a CDS encoding sulfatase, whose translation MIRLIQIKTFFPLLFLSGFLHAEKPNVLLILVDDLKPAMGCYEDKHAITPAMDALAKRGMRFDLAYCNQAVCAPSRFTLMLGSHSTSTGLYGLGSQLRRVLPNAVTMPQYFAMHGYRTESLGKVFHIGHGNLGDPKSFSIPHFHDKVIEYLDPESTDGGKLTREEALFTNQKLGSIRSLPRGAAFEAPVAKDDDYADGRVATETIARLQAAKARCEKSGIPFFITAGFVRPHLPFSAPKKYWDMFDPAKLPMPKIKTFPKDAPPVALKKAGEISAYKPVPVNGQVDEALTRELIHGYYASTAYVDVQIGRVTAALKQLGLEDNTIVVLWGDHGWHLGDLSIWTKHTNYEQANRIPILIVAPGVAKAGSVTRQLAETVDIYPTVAELAGLPSPKGPQSIDGKSLVPVLKNSKARVRDHAFHAYPRRRLGRAIRTERYRLVEWRNPGEPVNKAEYELYDYSTGSVETVNLAKQKPALVRQLAATLAKYPEPVSRDGRKPKKNK comes from the coding sequence ATGATAAGATTGATCCAAATCAAAACTTTTTTTCCTCTCCTTTTTCTTTCGGGGTTCCTCCACGCTGAAAAACCGAATGTGCTCTTGATACTAGTCGATGATTTGAAGCCGGCTATGGGTTGCTATGAGGACAAGCATGCGATTACCCCGGCCATGGATGCTTTGGCGAAGCGCGGGATGCGGTTTGATTTGGCCTACTGCAATCAGGCGGTGTGTGCTCCCTCACGCTTTACGTTGATGTTGGGTTCGCACTCCACCTCCACGGGCCTTTATGGACTGGGGAGCCAGTTGCGTCGGGTTTTACCCAATGCGGTGACCATGCCGCAGTATTTTGCAATGCACGGTTACCGCACTGAATCGTTGGGCAAGGTGTTTCATATTGGTCATGGTAATCTCGGTGATCCCAAGTCCTTCAGCATCCCTCATTTTCATGACAAGGTAATTGAGTATCTTGATCCTGAGAGTACCGATGGCGGCAAGCTCACCCGTGAGGAGGCTCTCTTCACCAATCAGAAGCTTGGAAGCATTCGTTCATTGCCGCGGGGCGCGGCATTTGAAGCTCCGGTGGCAAAAGATGATGATTATGCCGATGGCCGCGTGGCAACTGAAACGATTGCTCGGTTGCAGGCTGCCAAGGCGCGGTGTGAGAAGAGTGGCATCCCCTTCTTTATTACTGCCGGTTTCGTGCGCCCGCATCTGCCGTTTTCCGCGCCAAAAAAATACTGGGACATGTTTGATCCGGCCAAGTTGCCCATGCCCAAGATTAAAACTTTTCCTAAGGACGCTCCACCGGTGGCATTGAAAAAAGCGGGTGAAATCTCTGCCTACAAACCGGTGCCGGTCAATGGACAGGTAGATGAGGCACTTACACGTGAACTCATTCATGGATATTATGCGAGTACAGCCTATGTGGATGTGCAGATTGGTAGAGTAACAGCAGCACTTAAACAATTGGGATTGGAGGATAACACCATTGTCGTTCTTTGGGGGGACCACGGCTGGCACCTGGGTGACTTAAGTATTTGGACTAAGCATACGAACTATGAGCAGGCCAACCGCATTCCCATTCTGATTGTGGCACCGGGCGTGGCCAAGGCGGGCAGCGTTACCCGGCAACTGGCTGAGACGGTGGATATTTACCCGACGGTTGCTGAACTAGCCGGTTTGCCTTCGCCCAAGGGTCCACAGTCCATTGATGGAAAAAGTCTCGTGCCGGTATTGAAAAACTCTAAAGCACGGGTGCGGGACCATGCCTTTCATGCTTACCCGCGCCGGCGGTTAGGGCGCGCGATTCGTACTGAACGCTACCGGTTGGTGGAATGGCGCAACCCCGGCGAGCCGGTCAATAAAGCAGAATATGAGTTATACGATTACTCCACGGGAAGCGTAGAAACAGTGAACCTGGCCAAGCAGAAACCGGCGTTGGTGAGGCAATTAGCGGCCACACTGGCTAAATATCCAGAGCCGGTGTCACGCGACGGGCGCAAACCAAAAAAGAATAAGTAA
- a CDS encoding arylsulfatase, which yields MIRFFLILCLVALSVRAADKPNIIFFMADDMGMGDTSAFQDFTGNADNVQLHTPQMERLARMGVRFTDAHTPSSRCTPTRYGLLTGRYPWRSRMKWWVLFGAQGDPMIEAGRPTLATMLRDSGYGTGMVGKWHVGLRYRQRNGKPAAGWQDADLSQPLHTTPLDHGFDFARFTSRSHGTSGPDAAHRNRAKRNNPNQAVGPGHIHGRVAIGATKNGKQLVAGGPKAYILKKLGSRHSDHALEFLNGHIQEKGTRMRPFFLYYPANSNHTPYTPDDKIGGKPVAGAARTKSGAPMDARHDYLYENDVALGRLIDWLKATPDPRQPESRLIENTLVIFTSDNGAEKNSNIATGPFRSNKGSCYEGGHRVPFIAAWPAGRVGDGKASTPGKINRSVIGLTDMYATFAEIIDSQLPDLAKGAKGAEDSVSVLESMRSGAEFKSRPPLFFNDHKEAKEDPAVVAMRLDSPEVDGKTFTGQWKIFFNAKLLREGKAEPYELFNLADDQWEKINRIDDTDLKPLVAHLGQQALLYRSVGGNRLIDAGTEKRVTFDWRKEDKGNRLDDLFKPAKSNRLVMKSKWLSITVIGKGEQGVTISPNFRGLGLSGGKFEQVDGGESLHIQFDKDVIVESVAIVAGKGVCGGFYQMGKAAPLAIYCVDADNDAKTQEGVISDLGVLRAGQTLKLDSSPHYGVETAGQWRLGAISVRILK from the coding sequence GTGATCCGTTTTTTTTTGATTCTCTGTCTGGTTGCGTTGTCCGTTCGTGCAGCTGATAAGCCCAATATCATTTTCTTCATGGCTGATGATATGGGGATGGGCGATACCAGCGCCTTTCAGGATTTTACGGGCAACGCCGATAACGTGCAGTTGCACACGCCGCAGATGGAACGGTTGGCGCGGATGGGTGTGCGGTTTACTGATGCTCATACGCCCTCCTCACGCTGTACGCCCACTCGTTATGGGCTGCTTACGGGTCGTTATCCATGGCGCAGCCGGATGAAATGGTGGGTCCTTTTCGGGGCTCAAGGAGATCCTATGATTGAAGCGGGCAGGCCAACCCTCGCAACAATGTTACGTGATTCAGGATACGGCACCGGCATGGTAGGGAAATGGCATGTGGGTCTGCGTTACCGCCAACGTAACGGGAAGCCAGCAGCGGGTTGGCAGGATGCGGATCTTAGCCAGCCTTTACATACGACGCCTCTGGATCATGGGTTTGATTTTGCGCGGTTTACCTCCCGTTCTCACGGGACTTCAGGCCCTGATGCGGCACACAGGAACCGAGCCAAGCGTAATAACCCAAATCAAGCGGTGGGCCCCGGCCATATTCATGGGCGCGTTGCGATTGGGGCGACCAAGAATGGAAAGCAATTGGTGGCCGGCGGGCCCAAGGCTTACATTTTAAAGAAGCTGGGTAGTCGCCATTCAGATCATGCACTGGAGTTTTTGAATGGCCATATTCAAGAGAAGGGAACGAGAATGCGGCCTTTCTTTTTATATTACCCCGCTAATTCCAACCATACCCCTTATACACCCGATGATAAAATCGGGGGCAAACCGGTGGCGGGTGCAGCCCGTACCAAAAGCGGGGCACCCATGGATGCACGGCATGATTACCTTTATGAAAATGACGTGGCTTTGGGGCGACTAATCGACTGGTTGAAGGCAACACCCGATCCAAGACAGCCAGAGAGCCGGTTGATTGAAAATACCTTGGTCATTTTTACCAGTGATAACGGGGCGGAAAAAAACAGCAACATTGCCACCGGCCCCTTTCGCAGTAACAAGGGGAGTTGTTATGAGGGAGGGCACCGGGTGCCTTTCATCGCTGCTTGGCCAGCAGGTCGGGTTGGGGATGGTAAAGCTTCAACTCCCGGAAAAATAAATCGTTCGGTGATTGGGTTGACCGATATGTATGCCACGTTCGCTGAGATAATAGATAGTCAGCTCCCTGACCTAGCCAAGGGTGCGAAGGGTGCTGAAGATAGTGTGAGCGTTTTGGAGTCGATGCGGAGTGGTGCTGAGTTTAAGAGCCGCCCGCCGTTATTCTTTAATGATCACAAGGAAGCCAAGGAAGACCCGGCTGTCGTCGCCATGCGATTGGATTCACCGGAGGTGGATGGCAAAACATTCACCGGACAATGGAAGATCTTCTTCAATGCTAAACTGCTTCGCGAGGGCAAGGCTGAACCCTACGAACTCTTCAATCTTGCCGACGATCAATGGGAGAAGATAAACCGGATCGATGACACCGACCTGAAACCTTTAGTCGCACATCTCGGGCAACAGGCGCTTCTCTATCGCAGCGTCGGTGGCAATCGTCTGATCGATGCCGGCACAGAAAAACGCGTCACGTTCGATTGGCGCAAAGAAGACAAGGGAAACCGGCTCGATGACTTGTTCAAACCCGCTAAATCGAACCGTCTCGTTATGAAATCGAAGTGGTTAAGCATCACCGTGATCGGCAAAGGCGAGCAGGGTGTCACCATCAGTCCCAACTTTCGCGGACTTGGATTAAGTGGCGGAAAGTTTGAACAGGTGGATGGCGGGGAATCTCTCCACATTCAATTTGATAAGGATGTCATTGTCGAATCAGTGGCGATTGTGGCGGGCAAGGGTGTGTGTGGTGGATTCTACCAAATGGGTAAGGCGGCACCGTTGGCTATCTATTGTGTGGACGCCGATAATGACGCGAAGACTCAAGAGGGGGTCATTAGTGATCTGGGGGTGCTGCGTGCCGGTCAAACCTTGAAATTGGATAGCAGTCCGCATTACGGAGTGGAGACGGCGGGTCAGTGGCGTTTGGGTGCCATCTCAGTACGGATTTTAAAATGA
- a CDS encoding nuclear transport factor 2 family protein, translating to MAGLKAHDVEIIGASLAEEVRFVTPAKTMDKPMILEFLAALYRGFPDWNYDHDEPEPLEDRSFAVLWRQGGTHTGTLSFPDFDAVEATGKSVRIPPHHFFYRVSEAGLTEIRPDPIPGGAPRGIFEQIGVELPPV from the coding sequence ATGGCCGGTCTCAAGGCGCACGATGTGGAGATAATCGGAGCATCACTGGCCGAGGAAGTTCGGTTTGTCACTCCGGCGAAGACGATGGATAAACCCATGATTCTGGAATTCCTAGCCGCACTCTATCGTGGATTTCCTGATTGGAATTATGATCATGACGAACCTGAACCGCTTGAGGATCGTTCTTTTGCTGTACTCTGGCGGCAAGGCGGTACCCACACAGGCACGCTGTCTTTTCCTGACTTTGATGCCGTGGAGGCTACTGGTAAATCCGTGAGGATTCCGCCGCATCATTTTTTTTACCGCGTGAGTGAAGCTGGCCTGACTGAAATTCGTCCCGATCCCATTCCCGGGGGAGCCCCCCGCGGTATTTTTGAACAGATCGGCGTGGAGTTGCCACCGGTTTAA
- a CDS encoding isochorismatase family protein produces MRTFKITIPASVLIALTTSIWAENLKLNLRSLSKSGADAKVKIERVTWKPEKTAIIVCDMWDDHWCKSASRRVGEMAPALNTVLKAARAQGIFVIHAPSSVVDFYKNTPQRELARNAPFTKAPVKLSTALRWGTTWCWTDPKYEGVLPIDDSDMGCSCQGQKCEIREAWKRQNKLIVMVKGDAVTDSGQETYNLLAERKIDNVILCGVHLNMCVLGRPFAIRQMVKLGKNVALMRDMTDTMYNPERPPGVDHFTGTDLVIEHVEKFWCPSFTSTDITGQGAFRFKEDKRKKYRK; encoded by the coding sequence ATGAGAACTTTTAAAATAACTATTCCGGCGAGCGTTCTGATCGCCCTGACAACTTCAATTTGGGCAGAGAACCTCAAGCTCAACTTGCGCTCCCTGAGTAAAAGTGGAGCCGATGCCAAGGTGAAAATAGAACGGGTGACTTGGAAGCCGGAAAAAACCGCCATTATCGTCTGCGACATGTGGGACGATCATTGGTGCAAGTCAGCTTCGCGCCGTGTCGGTGAGATGGCGCCGGCATTGAACACCGTGCTCAAAGCCGCTCGCGCTCAGGGCATCTTCGTCATCCATGCGCCGAGCAGCGTGGTCGATTTCTATAAGAACACACCCCAACGCGAGCTCGCACGGAATGCTCCGTTTACAAAAGCCCCGGTCAAGCTTTCAACTGCCTTGCGTTGGGGGACAACCTGGTGTTGGACGGATCCAAAATATGAAGGTGTCCTGCCAATTGATGACTCCGACATGGGTTGCAGTTGCCAGGGGCAGAAGTGCGAGATTCGCGAAGCATGGAAACGCCAGAACAAACTGATCGTTATGGTCAAGGGTGATGCTGTAACAGACAGCGGCCAAGAGACCTACAACTTGCTCGCAGAACGGAAGATTGACAATGTCATTTTATGTGGCGTGCACCTCAATATGTGCGTGCTCGGTCGCCCGTTTGCGATCCGCCAGATGGTCAAGCTCGGCAAAAACGTGGCCCTGATGCGAGACATGACCGATACGATGTACAACCCGGAAAGACCACCGGGTGTCGACCATTTCACGGGGACCGATCTGGTAATTGAGCATGTTGAGAAATTCTGGTGCCCGTCATTCACCAGTACGGACATTACCGGCCAGGGAGCCTTCCGCTTCAAAGAGGACAAGCGCAAGAAATACCGAAAGTGA
- a CDS encoding sulfatase has protein sequence MKKSVLFVVFILITLPLGNFTFGAEKKRKPNIVFFLVDDLGWADVGCYGSTFHETPNIDRLAKEGMRFDNAYATCHVCSPSRASILTGKYPARTDLTEWLGGRPERDFEMLHSAQKRISLPDEEITLAETLKQHGYATANYGKAHLSKDPKTYGFDEAITGWVRSYYHPFSPQYDKSLPAKKGDYYTDKLTDAALDFIERNKDRPFFVHLEHFAVHDPIQGRKDLVEKYQKKLASMPKRKGPEYILEPNPDGPALSVDELKALKKNDNLNLHQDKRVWWVKQQQDNVEFAGMLEATDESLGRIRAKLNELGLAENTIVIFTGDNGGMSASNQYRGIHHPRKQLDRRFASSNLPLRGAKGWNYEGGIRVPLVVHWPGETKANTTSHAVVTGTDFYPTLLEMMGLPILPRQHVDGMSFLPALKGRKYDRGAIYWHFPHYSNHGYQSPGGAIRLGNHKLLEYYEHGSVQLFDLENDLGEQNDLSKAKPEITKKLLKMLHDWRREVDAKMPQEKTAASRSKLSSTAAISSTLPVDVETFAPGWKVRDWGGPMMKPGLRTEWDGRKNVLLTHPLRQTVPCVLSRKVEVPAGKKTTLELEVTNHPKGDWKLVVLISGQEVLTKDIEETKWQRFQIDLSNYAGKKVIIELENRATGWAHEAAYWSRIKIVH, from the coding sequence ATGAAAAAATCAGTGCTATTTGTCGTGTTTATTCTAATCACTTTGCCGTTGGGAAACTTCACTTTCGGCGCGGAGAAAAAACGGAAGCCCAACATTGTATTTTTTCTCGTCGATGATCTGGGCTGGGCGGATGTGGGTTGCTACGGGAGTACATTTCACGAAACACCGAACATTGATCGGTTGGCCAAGGAAGGGATGCGGTTCGATAATGCCTACGCGACCTGTCATGTTTGTTCGCCGAGTCGAGCGAGTATTTTGACGGGGAAATATCCGGCCCGCACTGATTTAACGGAATGGCTTGGGGGACGCCCCGAGCGTGACTTTGAAATGCTTCACAGCGCCCAAAAACGGATATCACTGCCTGACGAAGAAATCACTTTGGCGGAGACATTGAAGCAACACGGATACGCCACGGCGAATTACGGGAAGGCTCATTTGAGCAAAGATCCCAAGACTTACGGGTTTGACGAAGCCATCACCGGTTGGGTGCGCTCCTATTACCATCCTTTCTCTCCGCAATATGATAAATCGCTTCCGGCGAAAAAAGGGGACTATTATACAGATAAACTTACCGACGCCGCTCTCGACTTCATAGAGCGCAACAAGGATCGGCCGTTCTTTGTCCATCTCGAGCACTTTGCGGTTCACGACCCGATCCAGGGGCGCAAGGATCTCGTTGAAAAATACCAAAAGAAACTCGCCAGCATGCCAAAGCGAAAAGGGCCCGAATATATTTTAGAACCCAATCCCGACGGCCCGGCTCTTTCCGTTGACGAGCTCAAGGCTCTCAAGAAAAATGACAACCTCAATCTTCATCAGGACAAGCGTGTCTGGTGGGTGAAGCAACAGCAGGACAACGTCGAGTTTGCCGGGATGCTGGAAGCCACCGATGAAAGCCTGGGCAGAATCCGGGCCAAGCTTAACGAACTCGGGTTGGCCGAAAACACCATCGTCATCTTCACGGGGGACAATGGGGGCATGTCTGCATCGAATCAGTATCGGGGAATTCACCACCCTAGAAAGCAGCTTGATCGTCGCTTCGCTTCATCGAATCTTCCCTTGCGCGGGGCCAAAGGCTGGAATTATGAAGGCGGTATCCGCGTCCCCTTGGTTGTTCACTGGCCTGGAGAAACCAAGGCCAACACCACCTCGCATGCGGTGGTTACTGGAACCGATTTTTACCCAACCCTGCTGGAAATGATGGGACTGCCCATCCTGCCCCGGCAGCATGTGGATGGAATGAGCTTCCTTCCTGCACTTAAAGGCAGGAAGTATGATCGCGGCGCTATCTATTGGCACTTTCCTCATTACAGTAACCACGGATACCAGAGCCCGGGAGGTGCGATCCGTTTGGGTAATCACAAGCTGCTGGAGTATTACGAACACGGATCTGTTCAGCTGTTCGATCTGGAAAATGACCTTGGCGAGCAGAACGATCTTTCCAAAGCGAAACCGGAGATTACAAAAAAACTTTTAAAAATGCTGCACGACTGGCGTCGCGAAGTGGACGCAAAAATGCCGCAGGAGAAAACCGCTGCTTCCCGGAGTAAGTTGAGTTCAACGGCAGCCATCTCCTCCACATTACCGGTCGATGTCGAAACCTTCGCACCCGGCTGGAAGGTTCGTGATTGGGGCGGGCCGATGATGAAACCCGGTTTGCGAACCGAATGGGATGGACGTAAGAACGTCCTGCTTACGCATCCGCTAAGACAAACAGTTCCTTGCGTGCTGTCTCGGAAGGTCGAGGTGCCTGCGGGAAAGAAAACCACCCTTGAGTTGGAGGTCACCAATCATCCGAAAGGCGACTGGAAGCTGGTGGTTTTAATCAGCGGACAGGAAGTCCTCACCAAAGACATCGAAGAAACGAAATGGCAACGATTTCAAATCGACCTTAGCAATTACGCCGGAAAAAAGGTGATCATCGAATTGGAGAACCGGGCGACGGGATGGGCTCATGAAGCGGCATACTGGAGCCGGATTAAAATCGTTCACTAG
- a CDS encoding ThuA domain-containing protein, with protein MRCVLVFLTAMGLLSGSQIQAADKAKVVFISGKPSHGRLAHEHRAGNMILAKALNESGLPVEAVMVPHYGYPKDAAVLKDADTIVIFCTGHGGHVLNPKLEEFDALMKKGTGVVMIHWATEAVKGDPGDKFLEWMGGFCDLNWSVNPHWTPKFKPVKHEIWNGVKPFSVNDEWYYHMRFVKGMKGVTPILTDVPQAATLRRGDGARSGNPTVRKAVANGETQHVAWAYERSGGGRGFGFTGGHVHMNWQSDDNRKLMLNAILWTAKVKIPKNGVLSKTPTKEEMLSNLD; from the coding sequence ATGCGATGCGTATTAGTTTTTCTTACAGCGATGGGTCTTCTGTCGGGTTCGCAAATACAGGCGGCGGACAAGGCGAAGGTGGTTTTTATTTCCGGCAAGCCGAGCCATGGGCGGTTGGCGCATGAGCATCGGGCGGGAAACATGATTCTCGCCAAGGCGCTGAATGAATCGGGGTTGCCGGTGGAGGCGGTGATGGTGCCGCATTATGGATATCCGAAGGACGCGGCGGTGCTGAAGGATGCAGACACGATTGTGATTTTTTGCACGGGCCACGGGGGGCATGTGTTGAACCCAAAGCTGGAGGAGTTTGATGCGTTGATGAAAAAGGGCACGGGCGTGGTGATGATTCATTGGGCGACCGAGGCGGTGAAGGGCGATCCGGGCGATAAGTTTCTAGAATGGATGGGTGGCTTCTGTGATTTAAACTGGAGCGTGAACCCGCACTGGACGCCAAAGTTTAAGCCGGTGAAGCACGAGATTTGGAATGGCGTGAAGCCGTTCAGCGTGAATGACGAATGGTATTATCACATGCGCTTTGTGAAGGGGATGAAAGGCGTGACCCCTATCCTCACGGACGTGCCGCAGGCCGCGACGTTGCGGCGCGGGGACGGCGCACGCAGTGGCAATCCCACCGTGCGCAAAGCGGTGGCCAACGGGGAAACACAGCACGTGGCTTGGGCTTATGAGCGTTCGGGAGGTGGAAGAGGTTTCGGCTTCACCGGTGGTCACGTGCATATGAATTGGCAGAGTGACGACAATCGCAAGTTGATGCTCAATGCCATTCTGTGGACGGCAAAGGTAAAGATTCCCAAGAATGGGGTTCTTTCAAAGACTCCGACTAAAGAGGAGATGCTCTCCAATCTGGATTAG
- a CDS encoding DUF1501 domain-containing protein, which yields MFDFLAEQDASICGGSHLKRREFLQVGALGAAGLSLPQLLAAKEAGAVRPGHEDRACIMIFNLGAPSHVDLWDMKPEAAAEYRGPFKPIRTKSPDIDISEILPMHAKVADQFSLVRSVHHGGAAVHDAGWQIMQTGRRFAGGVQTPHVGAVASHLLGRKSDLPPFVVLPELMGRGGGNLPNGQAGGFLGKAHDPFALNADPSKENFKVPDLLPPDQIGAARLERRRSMREIVDGAVKNFEASEDARLLNDTFHSAFRMMTSEQARSAFDLTKEKQSVRERYGMNRFGQCCLLARRLIENGVRVVTLNSFLTVFNQLSWDIHGSKPFISVQQMKDQVAPMYDQGYSALIEDLDQRGMLGNTLVTTMAEFGRTPKVNPAGGRDHWPQCFTCSFAGGGVKGGRVVGKSDPVGGFPAERPVDPGDVVATIFHSLGLDPQAMLPGPAGRPFPLVDFGNEPIKELF from the coding sequence ATGTTTGATTTTTTGGCAGAACAGGATGCGTCGATTTGTGGCGGGAGTCACTTGAAGCGGCGGGAGTTTTTGCAGGTGGGCGCGTTGGGGGCGGCGGGGTTGTCGCTGCCGCAGTTGCTGGCGGCAAAGGAAGCGGGTGCGGTACGGCCGGGCCACGAGGATCGGGCGTGCATTATGATTTTTAATCTGGGCGCGCCGAGCCATGTCGACCTTTGGGATATGAAACCGGAGGCGGCGGCGGAGTATCGCGGGCCATTCAAACCGATCCGCACCAAGTCGCCGGACATCGACATTTCCGAAATTCTGCCGATGCACGCGAAGGTGGCGGATCAATTTTCGTTGGTGCGATCGGTGCATCACGGCGGCGCGGCGGTGCACGATGCCGGTTGGCAAATTATGCAAACAGGCCGGCGCTTTGCCGGGGGGGTGCAGACGCCGCACGTCGGCGCGGTGGCGAGTCATTTGCTCGGGCGCAAGAGTGATCTGCCGCCGTTTGTGGTGCTGCCGGAATTGATGGGGCGCGGCGGCGGCAATTTGCCCAACGGACAGGCGGGCGGTTTTCTCGGCAAGGCGCACGATCCCTTTGCGTTGAATGCGGATCCGTCGAAGGAAAATTTTAAGGTGCCGGATTTACTGCCGCCGGATCAAATTGGCGCGGCGCGCTTGGAGCGGCGGCGCAGTATGCGCGAGATTGTCGATGGCGCGGTGAAAAATTTTGAGGCGAGCGAGGATGCGCGTTTATTGAACGACACGTTTCATTCCGCCTTCCGAATGATGACCAGCGAACAAGCACGCTCGGCGTTTGACCTCACAAAGGAAAAGCAATCGGTGCGCGAGCGTTACGGAATGAACCGCTTCGGCCAATGTTGTCTACTCGCGCGGCGGCTCATCGAAAACGGCGTGCGGGTAGTAACGCTAAATAGTTTTCTCACGGTCTTCAATCAGCTCTCGTGGGACATCCACGGATCGAAGCCATTCATTTCCGTGCAACAAATGAAGGATCAAGTGGCCCCGATGTACGATCAAGGCTACAGCGCGTTGATCGAGGATTTGGATCAACGCGGGATGCTGGGCAACACGCTGGTGACCACGATGGCGGAATTCGGCCGCACGCCGAAGGTGAATCCCGCGGGCGGACGCGATCATTGGCCCCAATGTTTCACGTGCAGCTTTGCCGGCGGCGGCGTGAAGGGCGGTCGCGTGGTGGGCAAAAGCGATCCGGTGGGCGGCTTCCCCGCTGAACGACCGGTGGATCCGGGCGACGTGGTGGCCACCATTTTTCACAGCCTCGGCCTCGACCCCCAAGCGATGCTCCCCGGCCCGGCGGGAAGGCCCTTCCCTCTGGTGGATTTTGGCAACGAACCCATTAAGGAATTGTTTTGA